Below is a genomic region from bacterium.
TGCGGCGTATATTTGTATGCGGGCTGGCGACAGACTACTGTGTCCGTGCGACGGCGCTCGAGGGCCGGGAGGAAGGTTTCGAGGTCATTGTCCTTGAAGATGCGATTCGCGCCGTCGAGGTCCATCCCGGCGATGGGGAAAAGGCACTCGAGGAGATGAAAAAAGCGGGCTGCGCTTTCGCCGTTTCGGGTGAAATTGAGGGTATTGAGGGATAAAGGAGAATTGCGTGGGTCTTGTTCGGGTCCAGGTGCCGGCGAGCACGACGAATCTCGGGCCGGGCTTTGATGCCCTCGGGGTGGCGCTGAACCTCTACAACCGGGTCGAGCTCGACGAGCTCCCCTGGGGGGTTTCGGTGCATGTCGAGGGCGAGGGGCGCGGCGAGATCCCGCTCGATGATTCGAATATTTCCATTCAGGCCATGAAGCGGGTCTACGACCGGGTGGGCCGCTCCTTCCCGGGGGTATGGATGAAGCAGCGCAACCACATCCCGCTGGCGCGCGGCCTCGGGAGCAGCTCGGCCGCCCTGATCGGCGGTCTCGTCGGAGCGAATCACATGCTGGGAAACCCCTTGGGCGAGGAAGCGCTGGTCGAGTTGGCCGTCGAAATGGAGGGTCACCCGGACAACGTGGTTCCGGCCCTCCTGGGCGGTTTCACCATCTCGGCCATTGATGAGAGCGGGCGGACCCGCTACGCGCGTGCGCCGGTCGTGGAAAAATATCTGTGGGTGATCGTGGTGCCCGGCTTCGAGGTCAGCACCAAGGCGGCGCGCCAGAAGCTGCCGAAAAATGTTTCGCTTTCCGATGCCATCTACAACGTGCAGCGGGTGGCGATGCTCATGGCGGGATTTTCCACGGGATCGGACAGGCTCTTCCAGGAAGCCATGCAGGACAAGCTGCACCAGCCCTACCGCGCCGGGCTGATGGGGCCACTCGAGGAGGTTTTCGCCGCCGCGCGCGAGGCGGGCGCGCTTGGCGTCAGCATCAGCGGGGCGGGACCCTGCGTCCTCGCCATTGCCTCCCGGCAAGCTGAAAATGCCGGAAAAGTGGGGAACGCCATGCGGGCGGTCTATCTGCGCCACGGCATCCCGTGCCGGATGCACGTCCTTCGCATCTCCTCCCGCGGGGCCCATGTGCTGGGCGGAATCAACGCCGCCAGCGCCTGAGCAAACAGTCTAGCGCGGCCCCCCGTTTTCCGCCCGCCGCACTTTTCGCCGACGCAGGAACCAGCCCAGGGCCAGTCCGCCGGCGCCCACCACGAAGATGAGAAGGACCGCCGCCTTCACGTTTCCGATCAGCGCCCGGAGGGTGTCGATTTGCGCGCCGAAATAAAAGGCGGCGAACAGCAGAATCGGCACCGTCAGAAGAGCGGCCGATCCGTCCAACAGGAGAAACTGAAAAGGGGACATCCGGGTGATACCCGCGGCGAGAAAGGTCGGTGCGCGCAAGCCGCTGAGAAAGCGGCCGAAGAAAACGGTTTTTTTCCCGTGCCGCGCGAAGAAACCCTGTACCTTCTCCATGCGGCGGCGGTTGAGCATTCGCTTCAGGATCGGCTTGGTGGATGCGCCGGGCCCGATCCAGTATCCCATCGAGAAGATGAACATGTCCCCGACGAGCACCCCCGCCATGTTCACCCCGAGCGCCGCCCAGAGATCAATGATGCCGAGATAGGCGAGATAGCCCGATATGATGATCGGGATATCCTCCGGCAGCGGAAGGCCCAGCCCACACAGAAGCAGAACCAGAAAGATTCCGGCATAGGTGAACTCGGCGAGATAGCCTTCGACGACTCCGAACATCTTGGCCTTGTGTATGCGGGCAGAGGGAAAGCGGAATAGCGTTCTTATTTGGGCCCCACCGCTTCGAGCATGTTGCCGTCCGGGTCCCGGAAGAACACGATGAACCGCCCCGGCACGACTTCGGTAATCTCCCCCTCGATCGGCACGCCCAGCGCCTTGAGGTCGTTGTAGGTTTTCTCGACGCTTTCCACGGTGAAAGTG
It encodes:
- a CDS encoding isochorismatase family protein — encoded protein: RRIFVCGLATDYCVRATALEGREEGFEVIVLEDAIRAVEVHPGDGEKALEEMKKAGCAFAVSGEIEGIEG
- a CDS encoding DedA family protein, whose amino-acid sequence is MFGVVEGYLAEFTYAGIFLVLLLCGLGLPLPEDIPIIISGYLAYLGIIDLWAALGVNMAGVLVGDMFIFSMGYWIGPGASTKPILKRMLNRRRMEKVQGFFARHGKKTVFFGRFLSGLRAPTFLAAGITRMSPFQFLLLDGSAALLTVPILLFAAFYFGAQIDTLRALIGNVKAAVLLIFVVGAGGLALGWFLRRRKVRRAENGGPR
- the thrB gene encoding homoserine kinase, producing the protein MGLVRVQVPASTTNLGPGFDALGVALNLYNRVELDELPWGVSVHVEGEGRGEIPLDDSNISIQAMKRVYDRVGRSFPGVWMKQRNHIPLARGLGSSSAALIGGLVGANHMLGNPLGEEALVELAVEMEGHPDNVVPALLGGFTISAIDESGRTRYARAPVVEKYLWVIVVPGFEVSTKAARQKLPKNVSLSDAIYNVQRVAMLMAGFSTGSDRLFQEAMQDKLHQPYRAGLMGPLEEVFAAAREAGALGVSISGAGPCVLAIASRQAENAGKVGNAMRAVYLRHGIPCRMHVLRISSRGAHVLGGINAASA